From Companilactobacillus heilongjiangensis, one genomic window encodes:
- a CDS encoding aspartate aminotransferase family protein, whose protein sequence is MTTQNVDHDHEVDHRLIQNENKYYAQASRINYYDLVIESAHDATLVDADGNEYIDLLASASAINVGHTNEKVVKAIQAQAEKLIHYTPAYFHHRPGQELAERLAKSVPGSEKKVVFSNSGSEANDAIVKFARAYTGRQYIVSYMDAYHGSTFGSMALSGVSLNMTRKMGPLMPGVVHVPYPDLYRRYPNETEHDVALRYFDAFKEPFESFLPPDEVACVLIEPIQGDGGIRKAPEEYMKLVYDYCHEHGILFAVDEINQGMGRTGKMWSYQQFDGIEPDLMSVGKSLASGMPLSATIGRKEIMESLDSPAHVFTTAGNPVCCAASLATLDVLEEEDLLEKSTEGGFHAEKRFKDMQKHYPEIGDVRMYGLDGGIELVKDRDSKEPNPDFANKVIYYAFQHGVVMITLKGNILRFQPPLVISREELDRALDVLDDAFAAAENNQVIIPNNEKIGW, encoded by the coding sequence ATGACAACGCAAAATGTAGATCATGATCACGAGGTGGACCACCGCTTGATTCAAAACGAAAATAAGTACTACGCTCAAGCATCTCGTATCAACTACTATGATTTAGTCATAGAATCAGCTCACGATGCAACTTTGGTCGATGCTGATGGAAACGAGTATATCGACTTGTTGGCAAGCGCGTCTGCTATCAACGTTGGTCATACTAATGAAAAAGTCGTTAAAGCAATTCAAGCGCAGGCTGAAAAGCTGATTCATTACACACCTGCCTATTTTCATCACCGTCCCGGACAGGAATTAGCTGAACGTTTGGCAAAATCAGTTCCCGGCAGCGAAAAGAAAGTTGTTTTCTCAAATTCTGGCTCTGAAGCAAATGATGCAATTGTTAAATTTGCTCGAGCATACACTGGTCGCCAATATATCGTGTCCTACATGGATGCGTATCATGGCTCAACCTTTGGCTCTATGGCTTTGTCAGGTGTCAGTTTGAACATGACTCGCAAGATGGGCCCATTGATGCCCGGAGTCGTGCACGTGCCATATCCAGACTTGTATCGCCGTTATCCTAATGAAACTGAGCATGATGTAGCGTTACGTTACTTCGATGCATTCAAGGAACCGTTTGAAAGTTTTCTACCTCCTGATGAAGTTGCCTGCGTTTTGATTGAACCGATTCAAGGGGATGGGGGCATTCGTAAAGCTCCTGAAGAATATATGAAATTAGTTTATGACTACTGTCACGAACACGGAATCCTCTTTGCGGTCGATGAAATTAATCAAGGTATGGGACGTACCGGCAAAATGTGGAGTTACCAACAGTTTGATGGCATCGAACCCGACTTGATGTCAGTTGGAAAATCCCTTGCTTCTGGAATGCCTTTATCTGCTACAATTGGTAGAAAAGAAATTATGGAAAGCCTTGATTCACCTGCACACGTCTTTACAACGGCCGGTAATCCAGTCTGTTGCGCCGCTTCCTTAGCTACCTTGGATGTCTTGGAAGAAGAAGATTTGCTTGAAAAGTCAACAGAAGGTGGCTTTCATGCTGAAAAGAGATTTAAAGATATGCAAAAGCATTACCCAGAAATTGGGGATGTGAGAATGTATGGACTCGATGGAGGAATCGAATTAGTGAAAGATCGTGACTCCAAAGAACCAAATCCCGACTTTGCTAACAAAGTGATTTATTATGCATTTCAACATGGTGTTGTTATGATTACATTAAAGGGTAATATTCTTAGATTTCAACCGCCACTAGTCATCAGCCGTGAAGAATTGGACAGAGCATTGGACGTTTTGGACGACGCTTTTGCCGCAGCAGAAAATAATCAAGTAATTATTCCGAATAACGAAAAAATAGGTTGGTAA
- a CDS encoding AbrB family transcriptional regulator, translating into MINSESLNQKVKMFKNGNSYAFRMSKKDCEFMKVDEGTKFEKTVSPDGKEITFKKVESATPNILEIANNIYDEHEYLMKRLENL; encoded by the coding sequence ATGATTAATTCGGAGTCACTAAATCAAAAAGTTAAGATGTTCAAAAATGGAAATTCATATGCTTTTAGGATGTCGAAAAAGGATTGCGAGTTTATGAAGGTTGACGAAGGTACTAAATTTGAAAAAACTGTATCGCCTGATGGGAAAGAGATAACATTCAAAAAAGTAGAGAGTGCTACTCCGAATATTCTTGAAATAGCCAACAATATTTATGATGAACATGAATATCTTATGAAGCGACTAGAGAATTTATGA
- a CDS encoding Panacea domain-containing protein, with amino-acid sequence MYKHFIVIADSYKKGSRIAYKETSLSTDRSLLTKITNISDTLKNNNITSYSTHLIDTEGASWQSVIDSDPFFKDILILNNIENFIAEYKDEITSTDIAEYITERFSLTAPPLMKLVYFVYSDFLAEYKRPLFENNFVAFKYGPVDAGLWEKYKFNYRSKIEPAFKSDTNSISPVISKLIKVGEYEHVKSTLNSITTDQIITIN; translated from the coding sequence ATGTACAAACATTTTATAGTAATTGCCGATAGTTATAAAAAAGGTTCTAGAATTGCCTATAAAGAAACATCCCTAAGTACAGATAGAAGTCTATTAACTAAGATTACGAACATTAGCGATACGTTAAAAAACAATAATATAACTTCCTATTCGACTCATCTTATTGATACTGAAGGGGCATCATGGCAGTCAGTTATTGACTCCGATCCTTTCTTTAAAGATATCCTCATTCTGAACAATATTGAAAACTTCATTGCTGAATACAAAGACGAAATAACTTCCACAGATATTGCCGAATATATAACCGAGCGTTTTTCATTAACTGCCCCACCACTTATGAAATTAGTCTACTTTGTATACTCCGACTTCTTAGCTGAGTATAAACGACCATTATTTGAAAACAATTTTGTTGCCTTTAAATATGGTCCAGTTGATGCTGGACTTTGGGAGAAGTATAAATTTAATTATCGTTCAAAAATAGAGCCTGCATTCAAATCAGATACTAATTCCATTTCTCCTGTAATTAGTAAACTGATAAAGGTCGGAGAATATGAGCATGTTAAAAGTACTCTGAACTCTATAACAACGGACCAAATAATAACAATTAATTAG
- a CDS encoding DUF2200 domain-containing protein — MANTKIFQMAFSKIYSLYIQKIERKNQPKENLDRVIYWLTGYDENSLQEQISADVTMEEFFEQAPFLNENAHLVTGTICGVRVEDISDPLMQKIRYLDKLVDEVAKGKSMDKILRK; from the coding sequence ATGGCTAATACGAAAATTTTTCAGATGGCTTTTAGTAAAATTTATTCACTTTATATTCAGAAGATTGAACGTAAGAATCAGCCTAAGGAGAATTTGGATAGGGTCATTTACTGGCTGACAGGTTACGATGAAAATAGTTTACAAGAACAAATTTCCGCTGATGTGACTATGGAAGAATTTTTTGAACAAGCGCCATTTTTGAATGAAAATGCGCACCTGGTTACGGGAACTATTTGTGGTGTTAGAGTGGAAGATATTTCTGATCCGTTGATGCAGAAAATCCGTTATTTGGATAAATTAGTTGATGAAGTTGCTAAGGGTAAGTCGATGGATAAGATATTGCGTAAGTAA
- the tnpA gene encoding IS200/IS605 family transposase: MANKLNSLAHTKWMCKYHIVFIPKYRRKIIYNQYRRDLQDYIKLLCKYKGVEIIEGHMMPDHVHLLLSIPPKISVASFMGYLKGKSALMMFDKHANLKYKFGNRHFWAEGYYVTTVGMNEATIQKYIRDQEKKDMVTDKLISHEYEDPFKGPRK, encoded by the coding sequence ATGGCGAATAAGCTCAATAGTCTTGCACATACCAAATGGATGTGTAAGTACCATATCGTATTCATTCCAAAGTATAGGAGAAAAATAATATATAATCAATATCGACGTGATTTACAAGACTATATAAAATTGCTTTGTAAATATAAAGGTGTTGAAATAATTGAGGGTCATATGATGCCTGATCATGTGCATTTGTTGTTAAGTATTCCACCTAAAATAAGTGTTGCCAGTTTTATGGGATATCTAAAAGGAAAAAGTGCATTGATGATGTTTGATAAGCATGCAAATTTGAAATATAAATTTGGAAACAGACATTTTTGGGCAGAAGGGTATTACGTAACGACTGTAGGAATGAATGAAGCAACTATACAAAAATACATTCGTGATCAGGAAAAGAAAGATATGGTCACGGATAAATTGATATCTCATGAATATGAGGACCCTTTTAAGGGTCCACGTAAGTAG
- a CDS encoding APC family permease yields MSDFFKRLTLKEDPSIYEDKDSHLVRVLTVKDFLALGVGTIVSTSIFTLPGVVAAEHTGPSVVFSFIVAAIVAGLVAFAYAEMAAAMPFAGSAYSWINVMFGEFFGWVAGWALLAEYFIALAFVGSGLSANFRGLLEPLGVHFPNAIANTFGNNGGVVDLVAVVVIAAVAWLISHGAGGAAKVENILVVLKVLAVLTFIVVGLTAIHVENYFPFIPKYRVNPDGTAFGGWQGIYAGVSMIFLSYIGFDSIAANSAEAKDPGKTMPRGILGSLLIAVVLFVAVALVLVGMFKYSSYANNAEPVGWALRHAGHPIVASIIQAIAVIGMFTALIGMMLAGSRLVYSFGRDGMLPSWLGKLNKNNLPNHALLVLSIVGILIGAFCPFAFLAQLISAGTLIAFMFVSLGIYPLRKREGKDINMPDFKVPLYPVLPALGFIGSLIIFWGLDIQAKTYAGIWFAIGLVVYFAYGMHHSTLGKKADAEKNSKK; encoded by the coding sequence ATGAGTGATTTTTTTAAACGTTTGACCTTAAAAGAAGATCCGAGTATATACGAGGATAAAGATTCACATTTAGTTCGAGTTTTAACAGTTAAGGATTTCTTGGCATTAGGAGTTGGGACAATTGTTTCAACGTCAATCTTTACATTGCCCGGAGTGGTTGCCGCTGAGCATACTGGTCCGTCCGTGGTGTTCTCATTCATCGTTGCCGCAATTGTTGCCGGTTTAGTAGCTTTTGCCTATGCGGAAATGGCTGCTGCAATGCCATTCGCTGGTTCGGCGTATTCTTGGATCAACGTAATGTTTGGTGAATTCTTCGGTTGGGTCGCAGGTTGGGCCTTGCTGGCAGAGTATTTCATCGCCCTAGCGTTCGTTGGTTCTGGGTTGTCCGCCAATTTCAGGGGACTGTTGGAGCCGTTGGGAGTCCATTTCCCGAATGCCATTGCTAATACTTTTGGTAACAATGGTGGAGTTGTCGATTTGGTGGCCGTAGTCGTAATTGCGGCGGTAGCGTGGCTAATTTCTCATGGTGCCGGTGGTGCTGCTAAAGTTGAAAATATTCTAGTTGTGCTAAAAGTTTTGGCCGTTTTAACGTTTATCGTCGTTGGTTTGACTGCCATTCACGTGGAAAATTATTTCCCATTTATTCCTAAGTATCGTGTTAATCCAGATGGAACTGCCTTTGGTGGTTGGCAAGGAATTTACGCTGGTGTATCAATGATTTTCCTATCATATATCGGATTTGATTCAATCGCCGCTAATTCCGCTGAAGCTAAAGACCCCGGGAAGACAATGCCTCGTGGTATCTTAGGTTCACTATTGATTGCCGTTGTCTTGTTCGTTGCTGTTGCGTTAGTGCTTGTCGGAATGTTCAAATATTCTTCATACGCTAACAACGCTGAACCTGTTGGTTGGGCTTTGAGACATGCAGGACATCCAATTGTTGCTAGTATTATTCAGGCAATTGCTGTTATCGGGATGTTTACCGCATTAATCGGGATGATGTTGGCTGGCTCAAGACTAGTTTACTCATTCGGACGCGACGGAATGTTGCCAAGTTGGTTAGGTAAGTTGAACAAAAATAACCTTCCTAATCATGCGTTACTAGTACTTTCTATCGTTGGTATCTTGATTGGAGCTTTCTGTCCATTCGCATTCTTGGCTCAATTGATTTCAGCCGGAACATTGATTGCGTTCATGTTCGTTTCCTTGGGAATTTATCCATTGAGAAAACGTGAGGGTAAAGATATCAATATGCCTGATTTCAAAGTTCCATTATATCCAGTTCTACCCGCACTTGGTTTTATCGGTTCACTGATTATTTTCTGGGGACTTGATATTCAAGCAAAGACATACGCTGGTATCTGGTTTGCCATTGGCTTAGTTGTTTACTTTGCTTATGGCATGCATCATTCTACATTGGGCAAGAAAGCCGATGCTGAAAAAAATAGTAAAAAATAA
- a CDS encoding AAA family ATPase, which translates to MENKLRFLSLDIEGYPLFENKLNFSLLTDSRVSKGHTESLTNLFGNNYTNNVTTIVGKNATGKTAILKLTIGILSLLLNNRSIEETKLNEILFDDSAVTFNIYLYGTDKFLYKDVITIAKNENSESNNLEIRTEKIYRKRALVNESKKKSLDFSKAKLIMDRNNLSPEVAAVLAPDDSIFRTIIKINDYNIPSVVDNTIFTNTNLFVSNLGYVPSEILRYLDPSIEYLKIERVDENNNRQTFYRLKFKNKDEEITDRNFATIEYYLSSGTAKGISLYTQILNTLKNGGIIFVDEIENHFNHAIARTFINYFKDPSININHAKLVFTTHYSEFLDDLDRNDQIYITRRLDKISLTRYSSTNMRNDVLRSDIFMSDSIPGTAPEYDAYLALKKATSKFVTDMS; encoded by the coding sequence ATGGAAAATAAGTTGCGCTTCCTATCACTTGATATTGAAGGGTATCCATTATTTGAGAATAAACTGAATTTTTCTTTGCTAACCGATAGTAGAGTTTCAAAAGGCCACACTGAATCTCTAACTAACCTCTTTGGAAATAACTATACGAATAATGTGACAACCATAGTAGGTAAGAATGCCACTGGTAAAACAGCAATTTTGAAATTAACCATTGGTATACTGTCATTGCTACTTAACAATAGGTCGATTGAAGAGACTAAATTAAATGAAATATTATTTGATGATTCAGCAGTGACATTTAACATTTATTTGTATGGGACTGATAAATTTTTATACAAAGATGTGATTACGATTGCTAAAAATGAAAATTCAGAATCCAATAATCTTGAGATAAGAACAGAAAAAATTTATCGAAAGAGAGCTTTAGTTAATGAGAGTAAGAAAAAATCACTAGATTTTTCTAAGGCAAAATTGATTATGGATCGTAATAATCTCAGTCCAGAGGTTGCGGCAGTATTGGCTCCAGATGATTCAATATTTAGAACAATAATAAAAATTAATGATTACAATATTCCTAGCGTGGTTGATAATACAATTTTTACAAATACGAATTTGTTCGTTTCTAATCTAGGATATGTTCCAAGTGAGATTTTGCGATATTTGGATCCAAGTATTGAATACCTTAAGATTGAGCGAGTAGATGAAAATAACAATAGACAGACTTTTTATAGATTAAAATTCAAAAATAAAGATGAAGAAATCACTGATAGAAATTTTGCCACGATTGAGTATTATTTATCTTCTGGTACGGCCAAAGGTATTTCACTTTATACGCAGATATTGAATACTTTAAAAAATGGTGGAATTATTTTCGTTGATGAAATTGAGAATCATTTCAATCATGCCATAGCTAGAACTTTTATAAATTATTTTAAAGACCCATCAATAAATATAAATCATGCAAAATTAGTTTTCACAACGCATTATTCTGAATTCTTGGATGATTTGGACAGAAATGATCAAATATATATAACAAGAAGACTAGATAAAATTTCATTGACTAGATATTCCAGCACCAATATGAGAAACGATGTTTTACGGTCAGATATTTTCATGTCCGACAGTATACCTGGAACGGCACCAGAATATGATGCCTATCTTGCTTTAAAGAAAGCAACCTCTAAATTCGTCACAGATATGAGTTAA
- a CDS encoding SLAP domain-containing protein, with protein MKKNKVLIGSALALLIAPTVLSNLSPQSVSAADTAEIGGLVGTVTGSGVMVDDQGQTITSTFLPNNSAWKLGSTKQINGVTYYQVATNEWISAKNLNISSQNQAAQTQAQSQVQTSSYETAVANTGQTGTTKWATAVVNSQGQAVSGIMLPAGSSWNIGQTVTINGTSYIQIATDEYVAASNLNIATPQTEAQAAAQQTEQAQPVVGTVVNGPADVYDTSMDSFSGRQLQEGTQWKVGQQVQNKYGYTFYQVSTNEWTQSSNMQLNQANQNVTSEPEFATSVTQ; from the coding sequence ATGAAAAAGAATAAAGTTTTAATCGGCTCGGCATTAGCTTTGTTAATCGCTCCAACCGTCCTGTCTAATTTGTCACCTCAAAGCGTAAGTGCGGCAGATACAGCGGAAATCGGTGGTTTAGTCGGTACTGTCACTGGTAGCGGGGTCATGGTCGATGATCAGGGTCAAACTATCACCAGCACTTTTCTTCCAAACAACAGTGCTTGGAAACTTGGCAGCACTAAACAAATCAACGGCGTAACATACTATCAAGTTGCTACAAACGAATGGATTTCTGCCAAAAATTTGAATATTAGTAGTCAAAATCAAGCTGCTCAAACGCAAGCACAATCACAGGTACAAACTAGTTCATATGAAACTGCTGTTGCTAATACGGGTCAAACTGGAACAACTAAATGGGCAACGGCAGTCGTCAACAGCCAAGGCCAAGCAGTCAGTGGCATAATGTTACCAGCCGGTTCTTCATGGAATATCGGTCAAACCGTTACGATCAATGGCACAAGTTATATCCAAATTGCGACTGATGAATATGTGGCCGCAAGTAATCTGAATATTGCGACACCACAGACTGAAGCTCAAGCTGCAGCACAACAAACTGAACAAGCTCAACCAGTCGTTGGTACAGTGGTGAATGGTCCGGCGGATGTCTATGACACTTCAATGGATTCATTCTCTGGTCGTCAGTTGCAAGAAGGTACTCAGTGGAAAGTTGGTCAACAGGTTCAAAATAAATATGGCTATACTTTCTACCAAGTTTCAACCAACGAATGGACACAGAGTTCAAACATGCAATTAAATCAAGCTAATCAAAATGTCACAAGCGAACCAGAATTTGCGACATCTGTTACACAATAA
- a CDS encoding DUF2922 domain-containing protein gives MKKLQLRFKTAEGHKKNLVLNYVKADLTPEEVKAGMAKISASKLFEQNTVQLFQEVLGASYIERIETKAL, from the coding sequence ATGAAAAAATTACAATTGCGTTTTAAGACTGCTGAAGGTCACAAGAAGAACTTGGTATTGAACTATGTTAAGGCTGATCTAACGCCCGAGGAAGTTAAAGCGGGGATGGCAAAGATTAGTGCCAGTAAACTTTTTGAACAAAATACTGTCCAACTTTTTCAAGAAGTACTTGGTGCCAGCTATATTGAACGCATTGAAACCAAAGCTCTTTAG